One Sphingomonas kaistensis genomic window, TTTTGTGCTTCAGTGGCTGACGCACCGAAAATCCCCGAGGTAGTTCCCTGATCCCAAAAATTGTAGTTTGATTGGGTCGTAAACGGATATTAACTTGAAACAGGCCTGGTGCCGAGGGGAGCAACCGTGCGTGAGTTTGAAGAGATAGTGAAGCTTCAGGAGGAAGCTGCTCGTTTCTATGAACGGGCAGGGAATGCGGTGGGCCCGACTGCTAGAGTTGCTGCGCGTCGCTTAGCTGCAGCTGCTCGACTCGACGCAGAAGCGCGTATCAGCGATGAATCTCCCGAGAAAGAGGAACGCTCAGACCAACGAAGGCGATAAACATCTCTACTTGGCAGCTTCAATGCGCCGCTGAGCTTCACTTGCGAACGGTAGTGACCTTGCTGTTCACAGCTGCTGGCAAAGTGAAGCAGAACTTTGTTCGCGACGGCTCTGACTCGCACCAGATTCTACCCCCATGATTCTCTATGATCTCGCGGCAAATGGACAGTCCGATACCGAGGCCGCCCTTCTTGGTAGAAGTGTTTGGCGAGAAGAGTTTGCTTCTTGCTTCCTCCGGAACTCCAGCGCCGTTGTCCGCTATGCAGATTTCTACGAAACTTCCGACACGACGCGCTGAGCAATCAAGGCGGGGGTCAGGGTGTCCAATCAAAGCTTCCGCAGCGTTCTTCAGAATGTTCAAGAGCACCTGCTCTGCTGGACCCTTGGCGACCAAGACTACTTCAGAACCCGGGCTGATGGTAATCACTGGCTCGACAGGCAAACTGCTCTTGATCAACGTCAGGCTTTCGCTGATCAGAAGGCTAAGGGGAACTCTTAAGCGGCGGAGAGGGCGTGCGCCTACTATGTCGCGGATTATCTTTAACACTTCTGCAGCCCGAAAGATGGCGGCCTGCGCTTCGGATACACTACTTAAGAGTACGTCGGCATTCCGGTTGGAGTCGCTGAGTGCGCGTTGACAGATGGAAAGGTAGTTTGTCGCAGCAGCAAGCGGCTGACTGAGCTCGTGCGCAATCATCGAGGCTGCTGTGCCCATCGCGTTCAAGCGAGATAGCTGCAAAACTTCGGCGTTGAGGCGCCGAATGTTTGCTTCGGCCTCCATCTCCGCCGTGAGATCACGCACAAAGCCAAGAAAATGGCGGCCGCCAACCGCACTGTGCATTGTTACTGCTAGTTCAACTGGAATCTCGTGGCCGGCACGATGAAGTGCTGCCAGCTTCACCCGCCTTCCTAGGATACGAACCTCGCCTGTCAGCAGAAAACGTGACATTCCTGCTTGATGCGCTGCTCTATGTTCCGGAGGAATAATGACATCCCTCATCTGCCTGCCTACGGCATCTCCTGCCGCATAGCCGAATATCTTCTCGGCGTTGCCATTCCAGGCAGTGATGATCCCCGCGTCATCGATGACCATGACGGCATCGAGCGAGGTCGAGAGGACTGCTTCGGTGATTGGATCAGACATCAAGCAGCAAGCCCCCTGCCCATCCTTGTCAAACTTGAGGAGCAGAGGCGCAAGTGCGAGGCAGCGAAACCTCGGGTGTGACGACCGAAGCGAAAGAGGCTGTGAGGAAAATCGTCAGCTCCGACCGTCAATGATCTTCTGCTTCAGATTGGTTTAGCAAGTTCTAGCGACCCCTCCGAAATGGACCCTTTCTCGTGAGAATACGGTATTTTCTCGCCGAGTGACTTGCCGTTACGAAGGCGTTTCAATCATGTGAGGAGAAGGCCGATGACTAATCCCGATCTCAGCGCGTGTTTGCAAAACGCGCTTACGCATGCCCTTGCTGCGCAGAACCCGCGGGTGCGCATCGCCTACATGGATCTAGCCGAGTTCTATGACGCGCAAAGGCGGCGTTTAGCGGCTCCTCGGCAGTCCAAACCCATCCTCTAAGTTGGTTGAGGTTACGCCGGCAGAAGCAGGCGTGCCAGCAAGGACCCACAAATTCAGACGCGGCGGTGGGGCGCGGCGTGGACCCGAATGGAGCCGCTATGCTCGAACGAAAAGGCTGGATCGATCGCGAGAGCCGCTCACCTTCGTGGGCAAAGGTTCAGCTTGCGGACGCGTCGCGAACAATCGAGGCGGTCATCACGAACATCTCCTCTGGGGGCTGCCGGATAAGAGCAGATTGGCCACTGCGGGTAGGACAATGCCTTAGGGTTCGCGTTCCGGGGGTAGGCAGTCTCGCGGCGTATACCCGCTGGAGCAGGCCGCCTTACGCAGGGCTGGCCTTCATCGCTGACAGCGAAATCTGGGAGGGGAGAACTGAAGACCCATTGGCGCCAGCTAGGCGCATGGTTGCCAGGGCTGGTCCAGCTCCCTCATCCCTTTTGGAGCAGACGGAAGCGTTAACGAGATTCTAAAGCGTTGGGAGCCGCCGCATGAGCACCAGAGAAGACCAGATACTTCAGGTCGGGTACGTTAGCACTGCTGTTCGTCTTCAAAGTCCTGAAGTAATGCATGCAATTCTTGCCGCCTCTCGCCGCAACAATTCGGCGCTGAATGTAACGGGTTTGCTGGTCGCCGGCCGCCGACGCTATCTTCAAGTTATTGAGGGACCGGCCGAGGCGATCGAAGACTTGCTGTCGAAGATCGAAGCTGATGAACGCCATAAAGGCTTAGTCATTTTCCTGCGCCGAATTGTGCAGGAGCGGAGCTTTGGCGAATGGTCCATGGCGTTCCGCGGCAGTCCAACCCTTAGCTTCGAGGGTGATTACCGCCGAGCGCTAGAGTGGATGACGCGCGGCATGGAGGAAGGCCGGCTCAAGCAACAGATACTCGCCTTCGCAAGGCTTTGCGATCTGAAGCAGGGTGGCTTCCCGAGCCACCTGCAAGCAATCTCACAAGCCGCCTGACGTTCGATCGCCGTGGGCTGCTTATGCTCCGCAACGGGTCGGCAGCAACCATCGCGCAGGCTCCTGAGCGAGCGTCCTCTTCTGGTGAGTTCACGGACACCTGAGTGCTCGCTATGGGTCGCAAGCGGACTCTCGCCACTTAGCTGAACGAGCGCCCGCTTCGGCCAACCTAGCTGCAAGAAGCAGACCTTCTGCTCCCGGCCATTCCTCGCCTTGCTGACGCCCACAAGTCAGGCTTCGTCGGTTCGAATTTTTTCGTGCCGGTGTCACATCGGTCGGGTCTGCATCGTCATGGTTTCGAGCGCTTCGATGCTCGTGACAAGGAGACCAATCATGATCCCTCGCCTCGACAACCCATCCGCACTATTCCCCGCCGGCTTCAAGGCAATGGTCGCGCTCGAGCAGGCGCTCGCGCAGGCGATCGATCCGGAGTTGCTCGAACTGGTCAAGCTGAGGGCGTCGCAAATCAACGGCTGCGCCTTCTGCATTTACATGCACACCACCGACTTGCGTAAACGCGGAGTCGACGAGATGAAGCTTTACTTGCTCAACGCCTGGCGTGACTCATACCTCTATTCCGG contains:
- a CDS encoding PAS domain S-box protein; amino-acid sequence: MSDPITEAVLSTSLDAVMVIDDAGIITAWNGNAEKIFGYAAGDAVGRQMRDVIIPPEHRAAHQAGMSRFLLTGEVRILGRRVKLAALHRAGHEIPVELAVTMHSAVGGRHFLGFVRDLTAEMEAEANIRRLNAEVLQLSRLNAMGTAASMIAHELSQPLAAATNYLSICQRALSDSNRNADVLLSSVSEAQAAIFRAAEVLKIIRDIVGARPLRRLRVPLSLLISESLTLIKSSLPVEPVITISPGSEVVLVAKGPAEQVLLNILKNAAEALIGHPDPRLDCSARRVGSFVEICIADNGAGVPEEARSKLFSPNTSTKKGGLGIGLSICREIIENHGGRIWCESEPSRTKFCFTLPAAVNSKVTTVRK
- a CDS encoding PilZ domain-containing protein; this encodes MLERKGWIDRESRSPSWAKVQLADASRTIEAVITNISSGGCRIRADWPLRVGQCLRVRVPGVGSLAAYTRWSRPPYAGLAFIADSEIWEGRTEDPLAPARRMVARAGPAPSSLLEQTEALTRF
- a CDS encoding BLUF domain-containing protein codes for the protein MSTREDQILQVGYVSTAVRLQSPEVMHAILAASRRNNSALNVTGLLVAGRRRYLQVIEGPAEAIEDLLSKIEADERHKGLVIFLRRIVQERSFGEWSMAFRGSPTLSFEGDYRRALEWMTRGMEEGRLKQQILAFARLCDLKQGGFPSHLQAISQAA
- a CDS encoding carboxymuconolactone decarboxylase family protein — its product is MIPRLDNPSALFPAGFKAMVALEQALAQAIDPELLELVKLRASQINGCAFCIYMHTTDLRKRGVDEMKLYLLNAWRDSYLYSGRERAALGWTEALTRVADDGAPDNEYNALAEQFSEEERVQLTFAIGAINVWNRLQVGFHVAHPPRGAVMRDAA